From Micromonospora rhizosphaerae, the proteins below share one genomic window:
- a CDS encoding phosphotransferase family protein codes for MTATEGLANLGLIERDPVHLAQTVQDMLSEFLRRPVVVEELSRSVAPMANRAPAEVLTATLRGGEEHRLFLKSIGNEEGDHPDKQPRDREPLLYRSLFAGRAVPVPTRVGGGWNEAIGRHDLYLEHIDDWDLRYQEVEYWYLAAARLGHLHRAFAQAREELLASEYLLRFDAAHFQAWAYRALEAVRRQSTDLARRYERVVRAFGRGGELLAAQPPTLVHNDLSGKNVLVDRSVRPARICFIDWEMAGIGCGLLDLAHLKYGFGPAEQARLCAAYYEAVRGSDLLPSQAELTAVLAACEIHETNVRLWLSPRWSLPEGRLAEWVDDTEAAIERIF; via the coding sequence ATGACGGCGACAGAAGGCCTGGCAAACCTCGGGCTGATCGAGCGAGACCCGGTGCATCTCGCCCAGACCGTGCAGGACATGCTGAGCGAATTCCTGCGCCGACCGGTCGTCGTCGAAGAGCTGTCCCGGTCGGTCGCTCCAATGGCCAATCGTGCACCCGCTGAAGTCCTCACCGCGACGCTACGAGGCGGTGAGGAGCACAGGCTCTTCCTCAAGAGCATCGGTAACGAGGAGGGCGACCATCCCGACAAGCAGCCGCGGGACCGCGAGCCGCTCCTCTACCGCAGTCTCTTCGCCGGCCGCGCGGTTCCCGTCCCCACCCGGGTTGGCGGCGGGTGGAATGAGGCGATCGGACGGCACGACCTCTATCTGGAACACATCGACGACTGGGACCTGCGGTACCAGGAGGTAGAGTACTGGTACCTGGCCGCGGCACGTCTCGGCCACCTTCACCGCGCATTCGCACAGGCACGGGAGGAGCTGCTCGCCAGCGAATACCTGCTCCGATTCGACGCGGCACACTTCCAAGCCTGGGCTTACCGTGCGCTAGAGGCTGTCCGAAGACAGTCGACAGACCTGGCGCGCCGGTACGAGAGGGTGGTTCGTGCGTTCGGCAGAGGCGGCGAGCTGCTCGCCGCACAGCCTCCGACCCTTGTGCACAACGACCTGTCCGGAAAGAACGTCCTTGTGGACCGCTCAGTGCGGCCGGCACGGATCTGCTTCATCGACTGGGAAATGGCCGGAATCGGTTGTGGCCTGCTCGATCTCGCGCATCTCAAGTATGGATTTGGGCCCGCGGAGCAAGCTCGGCTCTGCGCGGCATACTACGAAGCAGTGCGTGGAAGTGATCTTCTGCCTTCGCAAGCCGAACTGACGGCTGTGCTGGCCGCCTGTGAAATACATGAGACGAACGTCCGTCTGTGGCTGAGCCCCCGGTGGTCGTTGCCGGAGGGGCGTCTCGCGGAGTGGGTCGACGATACGGAAGCAGCGATCGAGAGGATTTTTTGA
- a CDS encoding aminoglycoside phosphotransferase family protein, translating into MTAGVRSDNAVSDDLRAVVESLLSGKYGPSAVRTLEREISPMASSYPAEVITVTLAAGQSLRIFLKDLSTRRYYADIPERRSREIAVYRDLLAGADLGTPHYYGSVEDPDRNRFWLILEYVEGPRVKDKSFEVWVQAAAWLGRMQAHVAAHPDLLKRCTAIRRLTPDFFLATAAAAERAAAAFSRDLGRRVLQALAGYADLAYRMASQPPTLVHGCYRPYNILLRSSGGSSPICPVDWESAAIGPPEYDLAHLANGFDDARRRILVEAYRAEAASYGLHVDVGEEVDAMFDGCNLHKNLKTLTNAVERAFPVTGVEKLVRIIEVTAARALRGRTNRASRSSSMA; encoded by the coding sequence ATGACCGCAGGAGTCCGTTCAGACAATGCGGTGAGCGACGACCTGCGGGCAGTCGTTGAGAGCCTGTTGAGCGGCAAGTACGGACCATCGGCGGTTCGGACGCTTGAGCGCGAAATATCCCCCATGGCCAGTTCCTATCCGGCCGAGGTGATCACGGTCACGCTCGCCGCTGGGCAAAGCTTGAGGATTTTTCTCAAGGACCTCTCGACCCGCCGCTACTATGCAGACATCCCTGAGCGGCGTAGCAGGGAGATCGCGGTCTACCGTGACCTCCTCGCCGGGGCGGACCTCGGAACGCCGCACTACTACGGGTCCGTGGAGGATCCTGACCGCAACCGTTTCTGGCTCATTTTGGAGTACGTCGAGGGCCCACGTGTCAAAGACAAGTCGTTCGAGGTCTGGGTGCAGGCGGCGGCCTGGCTCGGCCGGATGCAGGCTCATGTCGCGGCACACCCTGACCTCCTGAAGCGGTGCACGGCGATTCGGCGACTTACGCCGGACTTCTTTCTCGCAACCGCCGCCGCGGCCGAACGGGCAGCGGCTGCCTTCAGCCGGGATCTGGGCCGGCGAGTCCTCCAGGCTCTCGCCGGCTACGCCGATCTGGCCTATCGCATGGCATCCCAGCCGCCCACGCTCGTCCACGGCTGCTACCGGCCCTACAACATCCTTCTCCGGAGCTCAGGGGGGAGCTCACCGATATGCCCCGTCGACTGGGAATCAGCCGCCATCGGACCCCCGGAATACGACCTCGCGCACCTCGCTAACGGGTTCGATGACGCCCGGCGTCGAATCCTCGTCGAGGCGTACCGGGCCGAAGCCGCCAGTTACGGGCTCCATGTCGACGTTGGCGAGGAAGTTGACGCGATGTTCGACGGATGCAACCTCCACAAGAACCTGAAAACGCTGACCAACGCCGTCGAGCGCGCCTTTCCAGTCACCGGCGTCGAAAAACTGGTGCGCATCATCGAAGTCACCGCGGCCCGGGCGCTGCGGGGGCGAACAAACCGAGCCTCACGATCGTCGAGTATGGCATGA